A genomic segment from Coccinella septempunctata chromosome 3, icCocSept1.1, whole genome shotgun sequence encodes:
- the LOC123310105 gene encoding interferon-inducible double-stranded RNA-dependent protein kinase activator A homolog A-like, giving the protein MAFKTPISVLQELMVSRREAFPEYTFESVGNLLNPQFSCTVTVSSVTVVAYARNKKDAKQKAAANALQQLQKLQTKESTVEDDEGPVENPEIFPKESPKNYCDGINYVGQLNEYVTRTKCFLGVRYEDSIEIGSNHFKVTCILGTTKTFGYAMNKKQAKQRAACEMLNYLKSSGDTRHISSDTSQNNSKDELDRIALAKFNELSISRITPVREMKKDVAPSESIMSKEYGLEEAREKLKSLNLSYTSKKLQEVPYIVVVQIDDKPITAVGVGDNEHNATVCAMNKALHALSVGCSFT; this is encoded by the exons ATGGCTTTCAAAACTCCAATAAGTGTTTTACAAGAGTTAATGGTATCAAGGAGAGAAGCGTTTCCAGAATATACTTTTGAAAGTGTGGGAAATCTATTGAACCCTCAATTCAGTTGTACTGTAACTGTATCTTCAGTCACTGTCGTGGCATATGCAAGAAACAAAAAGGATGCGAAACAGAAAGCTGCTGCTAACGCTCTTCAGCAGCTTCAGAAATTACAGACTAAAGAATCCACTGTGGAGGATGATGAAGGACCAGTGGAAAA TCCTGAGATTTTTCCGAAGGAATCTCCAAAAAATTATTGTGATGGTATAAATTATGTGGGACAGTTGAATGAATATGTCACAAGAACAAAATGTTTTTTGGGTGTTAGATATgaagattcaattgaaattgGCAGTAACCATTTCAAAGTGACATGCATTCTTGGAACAACAAAAACATTTGGATATGCAATGAATAAGAAACAAGCTAAGCAAAGGGCAGCCTGTGAAATGTTGAATTA tttgaagTCTTCAGGAGACACTCGTCATATTTCGTCAGACACATCTCAGAACAATTCAAAGGATGAACTGGATAGGATAGCATTGGCTAAGTTTAATGAACTATCAATTTCACGAATAACTCCAGTCCGTGAAATGAAGAAGGATGTTGCTCCATCAGAAAGCATCATG AGTAAGGAGTATGGGCTCGAAGAGGctagggaaaaattaaagagtttGAATTTGAGCTACACTTCGAAAAAACTCCAGGAGGTTCCATACATTGTAGTAGTACAGATAGATGACAAACCAATTACTGCTGTGGGTGTAGGAGATAATGAACATAATGCAACTGTTTGTGCTATGAACAAAGCTCTTCATGCTCTAAGTGTTGGTTGTTCATTCACATAA